Sequence from the Candidatus Zixiibacteriota bacterium genome:
CCTCGGTTAGCGGCCGCGGTCCACAAAGAGAAGGCCCGTGACCGAGGCCACGAGCCTATATATCTGCATCTCACTGCCAACTCACGGGCATGCCGCCGGGACGGGGCCGCCGCGGAACACGTAGGCAATCAGAAACGTGACGTCAGCGACGTTCACGTACGTTGGGTCATCACCTGTGACGTCAGCATGAAGGCTGCAATTCGGAGGTGGGGGGAATCGAACCCCCAACCAACGTTGTGAGTCAAGGACTTACGGGTCATTGTGACCAAATTGTGACGTTTTTTTGCAGCATTCTTGTAGCCACAACAGACGGAAGTATCCACGGATGTAAGGGCTGTGATGCGTTGTCCGGTAATCACGTGCACTGCCAATAAGCGTGCTGACCGTCAACCGCAGCCGTGCTGGCATACATTCATTTCTTGGCAATACCCAGACTTGCATCAGCCGAACATATGGTGAGCAAGTTAAGGGCTTTCGCAGCGCGGTCATCGGCGAGCGGCTTTGAAACATACCGTACATCGTGATACTTCCAAACATGGCCGCACAGACGAGTACGGCCAGTTCGTCAGGCTTTACTCGCCTGTTCAGTTGCTCCACCGCCTGCGCCTCCTGGAATGCAGCCGTAAGTTTATCGGCGACGATACCAACCACTGTCTCGATCTGCCTATGGACTGCCCGCTGGTTTTTCGGCACTTCGTTCGAAAGCCTCATGGGAATCAAAGCTGTGTCCACCCACCGCCGAGAACTTGGCCCTTGCCATTTTGGAAAGACACGGCCGCAAGTTACGGTCGGATCATTGGGAGTGCCGCTAACGGAGGCTGAAGTAATCTTCGCTTCAATGGCGCCCAACACTCCGGCGACAAGATCGCTTTTCGACCTGAAGCAATAGAATAACCCCCTTTTGGTCACCCCCGCTTTCTGAGCAATCGCCACCAAGTTCGCGTGTTTGTATCCTACAGCCAGAATTTCTCCAAACGCTTCCTCCAGAATTCTCGTTTTCGTGTTCGTACGGTCCTCCAAAATCTGATCCGCTGGATCGCAAGTACGTACGGCAACGTGTCGGTCACTTCCTAGCAAGAGGGGCGCGAGGGTGGCTCAGGCCACCCTCGCTGGTTGAGAAGCGCCAGGCAGTGAATGAGGGGTTACCTTGTCTTACTTGGCGCCGATTGGGAAGTAGAATGTCAGTCCGCCCGTCACACTGATTGCGCTGGGATTGGAGAAGTCTTCGCCAAACTTCTCTTCGTCTTTGGCGAAAATCAGGTGGTATTTGCCTTCGGCAAACACGGAGATGTTCGGAGCAA
This genomic interval carries:
- a CDS encoding TetR/AcrR family transcriptional regulator, which gives rise to MEDRTNTKTRILEEAFGEILAVGYKHANLVAIAQKAGVTKRGLFYCFRSKSDLVAGVLGAIEAKITSASVSGTPNDPTVTCGRVFPKWQGPSSRRWVDTALIPMRLSNEVPKNQRAVHRQIETVVGIVADKLTAAFQEAQAVEQLNRRVKPDELAVLVCAAMFGSITMYGMFQSRSPMTALRKPLTCSPYVRLMQVWVLPRNECMPARLRLTVSTLIGSARDYRTTHHSPYIRGYFRLLWLQECCKKTSQFGHNDP